Genomic window (Rathayibacter sp. VKM Ac-2760):
CGGCCTCCCCCGAGGCGACGAGCGCCCTCTCCGGCTCGATCACCGTGTTCGCCGCCGCGTCGCTCACGGGTACCTTCACCGAGATCGCGACCGCGTTCGAGGCCGAGAACCCGGGCACCACCGTCGAGCTGAACTTCGCCGGGTCCTCCGACCTGGTCACGCAGATCACCAACGGCGCCCCGGCGGACGTCTTCGCCTCCGCCGACGAGAAGAACATGGCGAAGCTCACCGACGCCGACCTGATCGAGGGCGACCCCGTCGACTTCGCGACCAACACGCTCGAGATCGCCGTCCCGCCGAGCAATCCCGCGGGCATCGCCTCGTTCGCCGACCTCGCGCGGGAGGGCGTGAAGACCGTCGTCTGCGCCCCGCAGGTGCCGTGCGGCGCGGCCGCCGTCACCGTCGAGACCGCGGCGGGCGTCGACCTCCAGCCGGTGAGCGAGGAGTCCTCCGTCACCGACGTGCTCGGCAAGGTCACCTCGGGCGAGGCCGACGCGGGACTGGTCTACGTGACCGACGTCGCGGCCGCCGGTGATGCGGTCACCGGGATCGAGTTCCCCGAGTCGACGCAGGCCGTCAACACCTACCCGATCGCGCCGGTGACCGCCTCCGCGAACCCCGAGCCGGCGGCGGCGTTCACCGCCTACGTCGCCGGCGACGAGGGCCGCGCGGTCCTCGCGGCCGCCGGCTTCGGCGCCCCCTGACGGCCGCCCGCCGGCCTCCCGGTTCCGCCGAATCGGCTCTACGATGGCTCCCATGCCGCAGATCCGGATCCGCAACGCCGCCGACTACCTCGGCGTCAGCGACGACACCGTCCGCCGCTGGATCGAGAACGGCACCCTCGCGAGCACGAAGGACGCCTCCGGCCGCAGCGTCGTCGAGGGCCTCGACCTCGCCCGCCTCGCCCGGCAGAACGCGATCCTCCCGGTCGACCCGAGCGAGGTCGGCCGCTCGGCGCGCAACCGCTTCGTCGGGATCGTCACCGAGGTCGTCTCGGACACGGTGATGGCGCAGGTGGAGCTGCAGTGCGGCCCGCACCGGGTCGTCTCGCTGATGTCGGCGGAGGCGGTGCGCGAGCTCGGCCTCGAGCCGGGCTCCCCGGCGATCGCGATCGTGAAGGCGACGATGGTCGTGGTCGAGACACCGCACCGGGAGACGCCGCACTTGGAGACGCCGAACGGGAAGGCGTGAGGACCGCACCGGGAGTCCCGCGCTGGGTGCTCGTCGTCGCGGCGCTCGGCGGCGCGTTCGTCCTGCTGCCGCTGGCCGGCATCCTCTCCCGCGTCGACTGGGCCGGCTTCGTGCCGCTGATCACCTCCGACTCGTCGATCGCGGCGCTGCTGCTCAGCCTGCGCACCGCGGGCGCCGCGACCCTGCTCTGCATCGTGATCGGCGTGCCGATGGCGCTCACGCTCGCCCGCACCCGCTTCCCCGGGCAGGGGCTCGTGCGCGCCCTGGTCCTGCTGCCGCTCGTGCTGCCGCCGGTCGTCGGCGGCATCGCCCTGCTCGCCACGTTCGGCCGGGTCGGGATCCTCGGCGGCACCCTCGAGGCGCTCGGCCTCCGGATCGCCTTCTCCACCACCGCGGTGATCCTCGCCCAGACCTTCGTGGCGCTGCCCTTCCTCGTGCTCAGCCTGGAGGGAGCGCTCCGCTCGGCCGGCGACCGCTACGAGAGCGTCGCGGCGACCCTCGGCGCACGGCCCTCGACCGTCCTGCGGCGGGTGACCCTGCCGCTGATCCTGCCGGGGCTGCTCTCCGGCGCGATCCTCTCCTTCGCCCGCGCCCTCGGCGAGTTCGGCGCGACCCTCACCTTCGCGGGCAGCCTGCAGGGCGTGACCCGCACCCTCCCGCTCGAGATCTACCTCCAGCGCGAGACCGACCCCGACGCCGCGGTGGCGCTCTCCCTCGTCCTGGTGGTCGTGGCGGTGCTCGTGATCGGGCTCGCCCACCGGCGGCCGCGCGGGGCCCGGGCGGAGGCGGCGCGGTGACGCTCGAGGTC
Coding sequences:
- the modA gene encoding molybdate ABC transporter substrate-binding protein, yielding MSLPRALAAALSSAALLAALAGCSAGTTPAGAASAGTASPEATSALSGSITVFAAASLTGTFTEIATAFEAENPGTTVELNFAGSSDLVTQITNGAPADVFASADEKNMAKLTDADLIEGDPVDFATNTLEIAVPPSNPAGIASFADLAREGVKTVVCAPQVPCGAAAVTVETAAGVDLQPVSEESSVTDVLGKVTSGEADAGLVYVTDVAAAGDAVTGIEFPESTQAVNTYPIAPVTASANPEPAAAFTAYVAGDEGRAVLAAAGFGAP
- a CDS encoding TOBE domain-containing protein, which produces MPQIRIRNAADYLGVSDDTVRRWIENGTLASTKDASGRSVVEGLDLARLARQNAILPVDPSEVGRSARNRFVGIVTEVVSDTVMAQVELQCGPHRVVSLMSAEAVRELGLEPGSPAIAIVKATMVVVETPHRETPHLETPNGKA
- a CDS encoding ABC transporter permease codes for the protein MRTAPGVPRWVLVVAALGGAFVLLPLAGILSRVDWAGFVPLITSDSSIAALLLSLRTAGAATLLCIVIGVPMALTLARTRFPGQGLVRALVLLPLVLPPVVGGIALLATFGRVGILGGTLEALGLRIAFSTTAVILAQTFVALPFLVLSLEGALRSAGDRYESVAATLGARPSTVLRRVTLPLILPGLLSGAILSFARALGEFGATLTFAGSLQGVTRTLPLEIYLQRETDPDAAVALSLVLVVVAVLVIGLAHRRPRGARAEAAR